A single region of the Anoplolepis gracilipes chromosome 1, ASM4749672v1, whole genome shotgun sequence genome encodes:
- the LOC140668476 gene encoding uncharacterized protein, with the protein MIRARLRLLGRFLIAVKEYRSNVTKFSDIYDPSMYDDCLKAVNKISHFDAVNKKYGAPSVASNIGTYIKQIGNLLISECIKTNNIEKQNTTENFLKLVQEDYGISINKTVEENVTQHKRQKKVTLPSTEDIKKLHLYLKSERKVLYTKLQKKFMYKTWLRLAKVTLTSIQVFNRRRAGEIERVTIEDFNTREDITKETYLDLYKSLGANL; encoded by the coding sequence ATGATTCGTGCTAGACTTCGATTATTAGGACGGTTTCTTATCGCAGTAAAAGAGTATAGATCTAACGTTACAAAGTTTTCTGATATATATGATCCTTCCATGTATGATGATTGTCTTAAagcagtaaataaaatatctcattttgatgctgttaataaaaaatatggtgCACCATCAGTTGCATCAAATATTGGGACATACATAAAACAAATTggtaatttgttaataagtGAGtgcataaaaacaaataatatagaaaagcAAAACACCAcagaaaactttttaaaattagtacaAGAAGATTATGGGATATCCATAAATAAAACAGTAGAAGAAAATGTAACACAACATAAAAGACAGAAAAAAGTTACACTTCCATCTACAGAAGACATAAAAAAGCTACACTTATACTTAAAAAGCGaaagaaaagtattatatacaaagctccagaagaaatttatgtacaaaacATGGCTAAGGCTTGCAAAAGTTACACTTACGTCTATACAAGTTTTTAACAGAAGAAGAGCAGGAGAAATTGAACGTGTTACTATAGAAGATTTTAATACTCGCGAagatataacaaaagaaacttatttagatttatataaatcattaggAGCAAATTTATAA
- the LOC140672237 gene encoding uncharacterized protein encodes MTERNGEESFNELYADVLYDCPSDFEINCSDLENDTLSEDSYESDIRPPKRQKRNVIESDSDNDLEEEWNENDIIPTLKDYLSIPGVTVEHSDAPSISEVTALLFDSGFFYLVATQTNLYHSEMKVLHKNSAKTLPWTEVTTNDIKKFLGLLILMGQTKKSH; translated from the coding sequence ATGACGGAACGTAACGGTGAAGAATCCTTCAATGAATTATACGCGGATGTTTTATATGATTGTCCGAgtgattttgaaataaattgtagTGATTTGGAAAATGATACTTTATCGGAAGACAGTTATGAATCTGATATTAGGCCACCAAAACggcaaaaaagaaatgtaatagaATCTGATAGTGACAATGATTTGGAAGAAGAGTGGAacgaaaatgatataataccaACCTTGAAGGATTATTTAAGTATTCCTGGTGTAACTGTTGAACATAGTGATGCGCCGAGTATCAGTGAGGTAACGGCTTTACTTTTTGATagtggttttttttatttagttgcTACGCAAACCAATTTGTACCACTCTGAAATGAAAGTATTGCATAAAAACTCTGCGAAAACGTTACCATGGACGGAAGTTACCACTAACGACATAAAAAAGTTCCTTGGATTACTGATATTGATGGGCCAAACCAAAAAATCACATTAG